In the genome of Hevea brasiliensis isolate MT/VB/25A 57/8 chromosome 14, ASM3005281v1, whole genome shotgun sequence, the window GTGCACCTTTAAAATCATTtgaaaagaaattttaattttaatatgcaAAAGCTGACCTAAAAATACTTCTGATTATAATTGATTCACAGTGTGGTAAAAGATTTTTAATTCAAACTTTAATGTAAAATGATGATTTTATTTTGCAATATCaattttctaataaaattataaatttttacatataaataaataaataatatatttaatttaataaatatgaaataatttaaattaattaataatgttaaATCTAGTATTTATTTGGATGCTAAATATCTAAATGAAATTTAACAATCAAGTGATTTCTACATTATcatatgttaatttttttttatttatttttaattatgacTTAAATTCAAGAATTCACGATTGTCAAAATgactcttaacattttattggttCTCATATGtcaaaatttgacaaaacttgaAGTTGCTTTCTTTCATTATCTTCTTACAATTTTAGTCTTGGCCATGGGATTGGGAGGGTATTATAATAATTTGAAGCAACAAGTTGATGCTTTTGAATATTTGAAAGAGAAACTTTAATCACCTTTCTTTTCCCCAACTTGGGGGTAATGCCATTTAGTTTACTCCTACAACTTTTGACATGATTCCATTTCTGtttttaacctttaatttttgtTGTCCTTTCCTCCATTTCTGCATTCCCAACAACTTCCATCAACTTGAACTATTtttaataaaagaaaaggaaaagaagattaccTTTTGCTTGAAGAGGAAGACCTATCAGTTTACTGGTCATATAATGAAACCCTCCAATTTGGCGTTAGCTTTATAGCTCCAAGCAATGAAATTTCGAGtttaagtataaaaaaataaataaataaaaattaacacTTGTCAAGCACTATTACTTTTCTTAAAGTGATTCCATCTTCTACTTGCCCCTTCCTTctctatatataataaaaaatctaGCGTCCTTttctatatataataaaaaatttagcgTTTAAAGACATATAACTCATCTGATAAACTCAAGTTCGAATCTCACTCTCCCAATCCCCCTAATGAAAAAGAAAGTACAAATATTGTTTTTGTGGGTGGAAAATTTGGTTCTTCCATCCCTTGAATTATTGGTAAATGGTAATATTTAGATGTGCAAAAGCTTctctttttgtcttttttttttttttagtttcttttTTCAGTGGAGTTAGCTAATCTTTGATGATTCCTGTCATCTGCTAGGTCTTTACTAGCATAAGTTAAAACCCAGATTTATTTCCTAATTGAAAAGACAATTTCACTGATTTCAAAATGATGAGAATTCTAATTTTGAGGAATCACAACATTCAACTTTGGAAAAGTTCATTGTTATATTTCTTCAGTTAAAAAACAACATTCAACTTTGGAAAAGTTCTATGAAACAAGAGAAAGAGTCATTTTGttgtgaaattttataaattaataaggcTTTCAAGGGACCAAATCAAACCCAAAAGAAACTCAATTTGTTGTATAATTATCACCTAAATATTAAGTCCCCCTAAGCAACCGCTTACAACTCTTCAATTTATATGAACAAATATATACTCAGTGTCTCCTCTGAAGTCAaaattcaatcatctcatgactAGTGCAAATTTATCTGCAATTAGTACTTCAGCATCATAGACAATTTCCACAAAGCAACTAGCTAGACTTTTAAATATAGGTGTTTTGCCTCTGCAGGCCAAAAATCCAGCTAAATTAACCTTCTCCATACAAGAAACAACTGATAGGGAGAAAAActattacttatatatatatatatatatatatatatatatatatatatatatatatgtttgccAACTTGCATGGTTGTTTAGTTCATGCAGAAGCTTCTgtgaaaatatataaataaaaataaaaattttcaatcaatataTTTAATTTGAGCTTTATCCAACAAGTAGCTTATTATGTATCTAGCTAATGCTACAATGATTGAGGTCATCTTTGAAAGCCCCAATAAGTTTATACAATTTGATTATGGCATTCCTGTTTTCAAACTCTAGCCCATTGTTTTGGGTATCCAACAACATTAGTAATCTCTCTCCCAAAAGATGCATTGTTGGTGGCAAATGCCTTTTTGAtaataaactcaactcaactcaactcaactaagcctttatcccaaaaatttgagcatttttgacaatattcagaaaaaaaaaaatcctaagaaATTATATATGCAATGAAATGGGCAACTCCTACTGATGCACACATTTTTGTGCAGCCTATAGTAGTTTCTCACCAGGACAGACTGAGCACATGAAAGCAGCGCTGCAGCATATAAAGGATTAGGGCGTGTGGCAAATTGGAATTTATCATATAAAAGCATGACTTACTGAGCATCCCTCCTTATAATTGCATACATCCCATAAATCCCTATTTCTAATTATTTAAAGCACTGAGCCTTAACATGGTGGTATTGGAATTGTTTTCAGACTGACATaaagtaatataaaaaaaataaaaaataaattaaaaaaaaacacttttgaAATTCATAATATTAACCATTTTGTCTCCAAAGGCACCAAATCTGATTTTTCTTGATTTTAGtctcaaaagaaaataaaattccaTCTAGTAATCTGTATGGAAAACAAATAGAAGACTTTCTGCTTATTAAAAAGGAAAATTTCCTATTTAGTTCTTATATTattatgaaattaatgaattgatccTTGTATTTTGAGAAAGTTAGTTTATAAGTTTTAATTCCATTATACACTTTCAtccttttttctattttttccttttttcttttttttttttcaacttttgcCATTAATGATAAACATCTTCGTCCTTAAGCTTTTACCATTATAAACTTTTTATCTCTAAGTTTTTACTATTATTAACATGTTTATCACTAGTTGACCACATTTTACTCCCTTAtgattaaattaacaaaaatggACAGAGATATCAAATAGTTAATGGAATTAATTATGAAAGTGAATCATGTATTTTTCTAAAATACGAAGACTAAATCATTAATTTTAACATAATTGAGAGACCTAATAGTAATTTAACCTACCAAAAAAATTGAAGACTTAACTCGATTCTTATTGAACACATAGAGAGTAGATAAACTCCATAATAAGATCATAGCACTTCTTTACCTATTCATTGGCCCGTTAAGCCTTGGATAACATAATGGAGGTAGGAGCTCTCCCTCATTTCCATCTCAACTCCAGTAAGATTTAAAACTTAGATCATCAATTTCCCTTGCCTATCCCACAACCCTGACCATGATAATAGCATTAACAAATATATCGTCATAAGGTGAATAATTAAATAAGTCATAAGCCCTTTACCACTAAACCATTATAATCTAAAGGAAAATTGCTACTTAGCCTAATAATTTTTTAGCAATAAAAGGATGGTGGAGGATGATTTGGAATGGGAGAGAGGAATATTTAGAGTCCATTCAAAATGGACAGAGATTGATTGATGTAATTCAATTTTCTATCCATTGTCTCAACTCAATGGTCTTTTTAAGTAAATTAGAACACAAATGCAAGTGTTACTTCAGTTGTATATGGCACACTGTATTTCAAAACCACATGGTTTGTGCACTCTAGTTGCCTTCCATTAGCCACTGACAATCAGATTTTGTTATCACTTATCATCAGAAAATAAAGCAAGATTAGAACCCCAAGGCATCACAACCTTGTTGATAAAGCAACAATGCATATGCTGATGACAATGGCAATACCAATCCATTCCTTAAAAGAATAATTCTGAACAGAATTAATTCCTCAATTATCTTGCAGGAAGTTAAACATTGACTAATATCTTGAGGCTTCAAACATAAAAGAACTATATTTTCCTCTAAAATACAGTTCTACAAGATACCAGAGAATGAATTTGGAAAACCACATATTTTACATTTCAAGCTAAAATCTCATTTGCTTCTGTACCCAATAAATGAGTATATGATATAGGCATGTTTGAGAAAGATGATTTGAACGAGTTTTTCCCCTGAAAGTAGGCAAATTATGATGAATGATAACTAAAGAGCATTGGAAAAGAAAGATAAAATAAGGAGAAATAAAGTAGTTTATTCACCTACATTTAAGTTTTTATTTTGCTGAGAAAGGAAATTTCTAGGACAACTGAAGAGAGCTTACTCCAAAGATTATGGCTTGGTTCAGCATATCCTTATGCAGTTTAGCTCCATTGCCGCAATTATTGAAATCTTCCAATGTCCAGCAAACCAAAGCTCTTTTATGTCCtgaacaacaaaaaaaaaaaagaagtgaaaattaaaaataactaggaaaaatgaaaaggaaaaagagAATTGCAATAAAACAGCACAGTTCCTTACACTTTACATTATTATAGCAAAGCTAGCCTCTGTTCATCCTGTCGAAGCCTTCTCATTCTTCATTATCATATGGAATGACTTAACACGGTCCTCCTCCACCATCTCTCTTAGGACATCATCTTCAATCTTTTCTGCTTGCCAGCGAGAAGGATCCTCCACAAATGCTTCACTGAATATCATACTAGACACCCATTCTTTCCATGTTGTTCTCCTATACTTGTCTTCTTCAAGAGTGCCGGTTGCCAGGAGCTGATACACATAGACCACCTTTTGTTGACCTGGCCGGAAGGCCCTTGCAATAGCCTGCTTTGTCTTCGAAGGATTCCACTCTGAGTCCAATAGAATTACCCGTGACGCCGCTGTCAAGCTAATGCCTTCAGCACAAGCTGTAATTGATGCAAGAAGCACTCTTGAAGCACCACCAGGTTCCTCAAACTTATCCATCACTCTTCCTCTTTCAAAAAGCTCTAGATCCCCTGTCAGGACCATAATTTCTCTACCCTTCTGCCACCTAAAGACATTCTCAAACAATTCAACAAATAAATTAATAGGTGCAATGTTGTGGCAAAAGATCAGAACCTTCTCCTTCTTGACTATACGATACACAAGATTCAAGACAAACATCACTTTGGATGCCTTTTTGAAATCAAACTTCATCCTCTCCAGCTGCACCAATTCTGCCCAAGTAAAAAATCTGTTAACACAATTAGAAGTTTTGACCAGCCAAGGATGTATTGATGCAAGTGTTATCAAAAGCTCTAATTCCAGTGGATATCCAGGGTATGTAGCCATAATTTTGTGGAGCTTCACCAAAATCTCATTTTGTATATCTGTTGAATTCATCAATATGGTGTATATCTGTAAACCAGGAAGTCCATCAGAAGGTCCACCTTCATACACGTCGATAAACCCACTTGTGATGTTCCTCAGCATATTTATGCCCTGCATTCTTTCTTCACTCACATTTGAATCAATCTTCCTTGCGATGTTATCTAAGAAGAATTTTCTTGCTCGGGCTTCTAACAAATGGCGTGCTTTCTCCTctcctttcttttttctcttgAACTTTGGGTCTAACTCCTTCAAAACTTCTCTTATGAACTTTGGTCTTGCCAGGCAAAGGGTATTGAAATATTCACAGAAATTATTCTGAAACAAAGTACCTGAAAGCAGTATCCTAAGATCAGTTTGGACTTTCATCAAAACCTTCCTTAACCTTGATTTGGTACTCCTGGGGTTGTGCCCTTCATCTAGTACTAAGAGTCCTGGACTTTCACGCAACACTTTAGCCATATATTTTCTGTGAGCAAACTTTGAGTCTTCTCGCATTAATGTCAGAAATGAGGTATAACCCATGACAAGAACACTTGGTTGTGCATGCCACTTTTGAATTTTCTCCAAGCAATCTAAAACATGCATAACATCTTGACTGGGTTTTGGACCTCCTCGAAATGTCACTATATTCTGCCTAAAGAGAGTATATGTTCTGCGACCATGAATTAGATGAACTGGTATAGGAATTTGCCACTTAATAAATTCTTTATACCAAGTATAGAGTGTTGTTTTTGGAGCAAGGACCAAAGGCCGTTTTCCTGGAAACAGCTTCAAGTAACTAGATAGGAATGCAATAATGAGAAAAGTTTTTCCAGCTCCAGGTGTATGAGAAACAACACATCCACCTATCTTCTTGGATCGTTTTTCAATTTGTGCTGGAATTAAAGACCCGGCAATATTTTTCCACAAGAACTCAAAAGCTTTTTTCTGGTGCAAGTGCAATTTCATCCTAAGCTCAGGTATTAAGGCCCACACATTATCATTCTCTTCTGataaagaaatttcttctttggaAATGCAATTACTGAAAAGATTTAAGCCCTCTTCTTCACATGGATTCAGCTGTGAATCTTCTTCATTGGATGGCTTATTTTCAGCAGTCCAGCCTACATGTTCAACCTAAGGAGGAAACAAAAAAGATGCCTATCAGATAGCTATTTGAAGCTTAGATACAGCATAGTAAAATGTTTGAAGTTGAATGCAGAAAATCTGGAATCTATCTTGAAAAAGGTCTCCACTACCAGCTATGGTCAAAGACCAGCCAATATGAATAGCCAAGGCTCCAAAGCAAATTTTGTGGAAGTTACAGCAACACATTCTGCTGGATTTCTTAGTAAAATAACAACCATTGAAAATAAGAGTTATGTTTCCCCCATGCATAGTcagtaaaaaaaaagaaagataaatGAAATTATCAGGTCTTCGATTCAGGGCCCAAGAAGGAAAGATAGTAAAAGTACTTCTATTGATGGTTTAACTTACAAATGGTGCAGAAAAGTGTCTTATTTCAGTGCTCACGAAGCCACATGTACGGCAATAAATCCCAATTTCTTCATCCAGTCTGAATTCATGCTGGCAATATTCAGTTGATTTTTGCTTGGTCTCAGTGGGAACTCGAACCTGAGAATCCTTACACCAAGCTGAATTAGAGATAAAGAAGAAAAGTACCATACATATGGATGtacctacataaatatatgcacaaatgtAGAGTTAGGTAGGGTGAGGGACAGGGAATCAGCAAATGAGAGAGAGGCAACACATGAATATGTatctgagatataaaataatgaaataatgataaaatttaataaaattatacctCATTCTCTTCAAGAAGATAAGCTGATGCCAAAGATAGTTCCATTTCTCTCCACAACATTTCAGTTTCAgattcttcttcctcctcttcagTTGCTGATGGTTCTATTCTCTCACTTTGGACTGTGCGACTTCTTGCTTTAAATTCTTCCCACTGGTCGATGACATGTGTTTCCTCCTTTGACATGATTGTTGAATCAATATTCTTCATGTATGATTTGATTAGTTTACTGTATGCACCTGCACTTAAGGTTGTCCTCTTATACGTCAGTGGCTCACCAGAATCACCCCTCCTAGAATGAATAGGACGGTGCCTCCCATACTGAACTTTGTATATAGGTGGTCTTCCTTTCCGTCTTCTTTCAAACACCATATCTTCTATTTCAAAAGAATTCTTCCTTCTCATGGAAGAGGAACCTTTTGTGCTGTAATAACTGACTGAGATCTCGTTGGTTTCTCGCAAATAATTTTCAGGACTCTTGGCAGGGGAATCAAGTTGTTCAAAGGGTACTGGATCACTCTCACTGGGCACAGGAACAATAGCAAGTTCAATTTGATGTTCTCTTTGCTTAACCATACTGGATTTAGCCTCTCTTGATTTATTCTTGAATCGGGAAATAGGAGTGTTCTCCAAAGGTTCTACTCCAGAAAAAACTCCCATTTCTCCCCCAGTTTTCTCTGCAGAAGAACTTGCATTTGGACCAAACAGAAATGATAGTGGCAAGAACATTTCATCTTCCTTCAATTTTTCTGGCTTGTATGGCATGGTTCGAACCCAGCCAACATCTTCCTCAGGAGAAATATCACAGCCAAGGAAACGGTCAGGTTTGACATTTCGACGCTTGGATCGCCGCAAGTTCATAACATTATAAGTTGGTGATGGTTCATCTGAATCAGCTCCATCCATGTCAGGAGCAGGAGAAGGCTCATTGGCATCATCAGGAGCGAATTGGAGCACAACCGGTGTTAAAATATCATTATCTACTTTGAAATTTACAGAATTCAAAtaattattagattttattgaGTCACAATCACCATCACAACCCAAAATTTCATAGACAATTTTATTTTGAACTGCTCTCACATCAAATGCAATTTGCTTCAAAACAGATGCCACAACTAGCCAACTAATGTCAGAGGAAAACTTCCCTATAAACAATTTAGTTCTTTGCACACAAGAGCAATCTTCAGAGGAATCCCAACGGTAGTACCGACCTTCACAAGGATTTTTCTGAAGCTTTTGAAGGATGCAAATTTGGTCTATTCCTACTACTTCAATATCTTTGCTGAGTGTTCCTTTCTCTGATCCAAGAGGACCTTGGTTAACATAGCGTTTAACAAAAAACTGACATTCACATTGAGATTCATGAGGCTTCCTTTCGATAGAATTTATTTTAGCATCAGCCCACACCTGTCAATAAAGGGAATCTGGAAATCAACTCAAAATGTAGCAGCTGCAACTTTTGAAGATAAGCGAAAGTTGCAAAATTAAATGTGCAGAACTTTCACATAGCAACATTAGTAACGTTTTTTTGCTAGGTATAGAATCAATGTTCTTATGTTCATTAGGCAATGGCACTTCTGTTGAAGCATGTTTAAGTCGGAAAGTACTGCATTGTGGTTAAATCATTTGATGAGTAAGGTAAAGAGATAAATAGTTATCAGTCATCCATTCAACAATGACAAAGTTTTCAGTTATGGAGCACTAGGACAAGGTAATTTATGATACCAAAATGTTTTTACCTCTAAATTTTcctcattttgaggagatggaagcACACAAACATCAACACCAGGCCTCAAAAAGCAGGTGCAATCAGACATCATTGCTTGCCTTGACTTTACACGAATGTTTGAGACAGGACCCTTATCTTCAATCACATGATAATTATCGGCAAAGTGAATGGTCATGGCCCCATCTCTAATCTCTATGAGCTCCACATTCTGCCATTTGCCACAGTACAAGGCCTCAAAAGCTGTGAGATAGAATATCAATGAGATTGAATTAGACCTATTTTAATGACAGAATAATCATATAGCATTGATCATAAAAATGTTTCAGGCATTCCAGAACCTTATCAAAATGAGACTATTCACCTTTTCAACAAACTAAAATCAGAATATGCCTTATAATCAAAAGCACCAGAAATGGTTTCTGCGCAGTTTCCTAATGGTAACACAATACTAAATCATTTTAAAATTCAAGATTGTGTAGATTAATGCTTCATTATCAATCAGCAATACATGATGATTAATGCTCAATGAATTTTTGACCTCACCAAACATCATTGAACTGTAGAATCACCAAacacaacttttttttttctataagaCTTCAAAGTGCCAAGTAGTTTTCAGCATATAAACTCCAACATTGAACTGAAAGTGAATTTTATCAGCACTTATAAATTTTGCAGTCTTTAAGTTAAGACTAGCAAAATGCCAAACACACCTAAAACTTTTCTTTCAACTTGCACATTCAGAACTACAAATGCATATGCAAACATTTGATCTCACTtcaaagaaaattatataaagataaaaagaaaaacCATAAAAGGAAGTAAGGAGGAGACTATGCTTACGGTGTTTATTAATCGGATGGTTGGATTCATGTAAGTGCTTTCTCTTCATTGTTGACTAGCTAGCAGGCTCAGAAATAACGGACATATAAGGTCACTCACCGCTTCACTGACTGCACAATTAGACATTTTCAATTTTGAGTCATGCAATCCAAAAATAAAGTTCTGTTCTTTTTTCATATAGATCCTGCTAATTGCGGGACAAGAATAACAAAAGAAAGtggattttctttatttttttttttcatgatattCAGGAATGTATAATCCCAGAAAATATGCTAACAGTGACCTTCCACATTAACAATATTCCAAACCATGATTATATACATAAAACAATGTAGCTTAATGTTATGGTATGGATTCACTTTTACACctctgattttcttttttttccaccAACCAGAGAatggaagaaaaataaaaaggagATGTGATTCATTATCAATAACGATGAGGTCCTCCTGTATAGATCCTTAAAAcaggaaaagaaaatgactttTAGTGCTAACCATAGGCCATGATATGTAGTTAACTTTCAAAATCATCCTATCTTTCTGTTTGGCAGCTATTCACTAGAAACTGTAGTCCATAGCTATGatgtttacttttttttttacccagatgagaaatgaaattattagTAAAAGAGTGAGAGTCCTCATCGCATCATGAATTGCTGTTAAGGCACTAAATTTTCACATGCAAATCCAACCACCATtagattattttctttaaaaaaaagggggaaaaaacTCACTTCAAATGGCAAAAAGATCTTCCCTTCCATAGACCCACCAGAAAGCCAACACTAATCAAACCataaaagcaaaataaaaatatatcaaaaCTGAATCTAAGAAAGGAAACCGCAAGAAACT includes:
- the LOC110633529 gene encoding SNF2 domain-containing protein CLASSY 1, with translation MKRKHLHESNHPINKHPFEALYCGKWQNVELIEIRDGAMTIHFADNYHVIEDKGPVSNIRVKSRQAMMSDCTCFLRPGVDVCVLPSPQNEENLEVWADAKINSIERKPHESQCECQFFVKRYVNQGPLGSEKGTLSKDIEVVGIDQICILQKLQKNPCEGRYYRWDSSEDCSCVQRTKLFIGKFSSDISWLVVASVLKQIAFDVRAVQNKIVYEILGCDGDCDSIKSNNYLNSVNFKVDNDILTPVVLQFAPDDANEPSPAPDMDGADSDEPSPTYNVMNLRRSKRRNVKPDRFLGCDISPEEDVGWVRTMPYKPEKLKEDEMFLPLSFLFGPNASSSAEKTGGEMGVFSGVEPLENTPISRFKNKSREAKSSMVKQREHQIELAIVPVPSESDPVPFEQLDSPAKSPENYLRETNEISVSYYSTKGSSSMRRKNSFEIEDMVFERRRKGRPPIYKVQYGRHRPIHSRRGDSGEPLTYKRTTLSAGAYSKLIKSYMKNIDSTIMSKEETHVIDQWEEFKARSRTVQSERIEPSATEEEEEESETEMLWREMELSLASAYLLEENEVRVPTETKQKSTEYCQHEFRLDEEIGIYCRTCGFVSTEIRHFSAPFVEHVGWTAENKPSNEEDSQLNPCEEEGLNLFSNCISKEEISLSEENDNVWALIPELRMKLHLHQKKAFEFLWKNIAGSLIPAQIEKRSKKIGGCVVSHTPGAGKTFLIIAFLSSYLKLFPGKRPLVLAPKTTLYTWYKEFIKWQIPIPVHLIHGRRTYTLFRQNIVTFRGGPKPSQDVMHVLDCLEKIQKWHAQPSVLVMGYTSFLTLMREDSKFAHRKYMAKVLRESPGLLVLDEGHNPRSTKSRLRKVLMKVQTDLRILLSGTLFQNNFCEYFNTLCLARPKFIREVLKELDPKFKRKKKGEEKARHLLEARARKFFLDNIARKIDSNVSEERMQGINMLRNITSGFIDVYEGGPSDGLPGLQIYTILMNSTDIQNEILVKLHKIMATYPGYPLELELLITLASIHPWLVKTSNCVNRFFTWAELVQLERMKFDFKKASKVMFVLNLVYRIVKKEKVLIFCHNIAPINLFVELFENVFRWQKGREIMVLTGDLELFERGRVMDKFEEPGGASRVLLASITACAEGISLTAASRVILLDSEWNPSKTKQAIARAFRPGQQKVVYVYQLLATGTLEEDKYRRTTWKEWVSSMIFSEAFVEDPSRWQAEKIEDDVLREMVEEDRVKSFHMIMKNEKASTG